The Bacteroidota bacterium genomic interval TTCTCCGTTCGACGGCCCGATCGCCGAAGTGCGCATCGGCCGTGTCAACGGCGAGATGCTGATCAATCCGACCTTCGACGAGCTCGAGGTCAGCGACATGGACGTGACGGTCGCCGGAACCGACGATTCCATCGTCATGGTCGAAGGCGAATCCCGCGAGATCGGCGAAACGGACATGCTTGCTGCCCTGAAATTCGCCCACGACGCGATCAAAAAGATCTGCGCTCTGCAGAAAGAGCTTGCCGCGGAAGTGAAAAAACAAAAGCGCAAAGTTGCAGCGCCGGAGATCAATCCTGACCTTCTGGCGGCCGTCAAGGCCCTGGCAGAGGAGAAAATCCGGGCAACGGTAAATACCGTGTTGTTGAAGGACGAACGTTCGGCGGCGAACGAGAACATTGCCCTCGAAGTGCACACGGCCCTTGCCGAGAAGTTTCCCGAACAGGAAAAAACCATCGACCAGATCCTCCACGACATCGAAAAATTCGAGATGCGTGAGATGATCCTCGGGAAGAAAAAGCGGCTCGATGGAAGAGGGCTCGCTGATATCCGCCCCATTTCGATCGAGCTCGGCCTCTTGCCCCGGGCGCACGGCTCTGCGCTTTTTACACGCGGTGAGACTCAGTCTTTGACAACGGTAACGCTCGGGACCAAACTCGATGAACAGATCCTCGACGGTCTGCTCCCCAAAACGACCCGGCGCTTCATGCTTCATTACAATTTCCCTCCGTTCAGTGTGGGGGAGACCGGAAGACTTGCAACAGGACGGCGCGAGGTCGGACACGGTAATCTCGCCGAACGGGCCCTTAAGATCCTAATGCCGGAAGAAAAGGAATTCCCGTACACCGTTCGCGTCGTTTCGGACATTCTCGAATCGAACGGCTCTTCATCAATGGCAACCGTGTGCGCCGGTTCGCTCGCGCTCTTTGACGGCGGCGTTCCGCTGAAGAAGTCTGTCGCCGGAATTGCCATGGGATTGGTCAAGGAGGGAGACCGCGTCGCTGTCCTTTCAGATATTCTCGGCAACGAAGACCACCTGGGCGACATGGACTTCAAGGTCGCAGGGACAAAGGACGGCATCACGGCATTTCAGATGGACATCAAGATCAAAGGGATTTCGTTTGCCATCATTGAAACGGCCCTTCAGCAGGCCAAGGCCGGAAGGCTCCATAAACTGGCCATCATGGACGCGGCGATCTCGTCCCCGCGAAGCGATCTCAGCCAATATGCCCCTCGCCTGACGACGATCCAGATTCCTGTGGATATGATCGGCGCCGTTATCGGCCCCGGAGGGAAGAATATCCGCAATATCGTCGCGGAATCGGGAGCTGAAGTGAACATCGAGGACGACGGAACCATCGTCATCGCTGCAACCACCAAGGAAGCAAGCGATACCGCGCGCGCCATGATCGGCCGCATCACGGAAGTCCCCGAAATCGGGAAAATATATAAAGCGACAGTGAAAAAAATAATGGACTTTGGCGCGTTCGTCGAAATCCTCCCGGGCAAGGAAGGCTTGGTGCACGTCTCGCAACTGGATTTGAAAAGGGTCGAGAAGGTGGCCGACGTTGTCAAGCTGGGAGACGTGTTCGAAGTGAAGCTGATGGAAATCGACGACAAAGGACGCCTCAATCTCAGCCGAAAAGCTGTCATGCTTGCGGAAAA includes:
- the pnp gene encoding polyribonucleotide nucleotidyltransferase, with product MVVKKEIQIGNKTLSFETGRFAKQADGAVMARYADTMVLATIVAPKISEDDLDYFPLQVEYREKMSSAGKIPGGFLKREGRPSDKEILSARLIDRPIRPMFPEGYHNETQIIVNVFSSDQQNDADVLGACAASAALMVSDSPFDGPIAEVRIGRVNGEMLINPTFDELEVSDMDVTVAGTDDSIVMVEGESREIGETDMLAALKFAHDAIKKICALQKELAAEVKKQKRKVAAPEINPDLLAAVKALAEEKIRATVNTVLLKDERSAANENIALEVHTALAEKFPEQEKTIDQILHDIEKFEMREMILGKKKRLDGRGLADIRPISIELGLLPRAHGSALFTRGETQSLTTVTLGTKLDEQILDGLLPKTTRRFMLHYNFPPFSVGETGRLATGRREVGHGNLAERALKILMPEEKEFPYTVRVVSDILESNGSSSMATVCAGSLALFDGGVPLKKSVAGIAMGLVKEGDRVAVLSDILGNEDHLGDMDFKVAGTKDGITAFQMDIKIKGISFAIIETALQQAKAGRLHKLAIMDAAISSPRSDLSQYAPRLTTIQIPVDMIGAVIGPGGKNIRNIVAESGAEVNIEDDGTIVIAATTKEASDTARAMIGRITEVPEIGKIYKATVKKIMDFGAFVEILPGKEGLVHVSQLDLKRVEKVADVVKLGDVFEVKLMEIDDKGRLNLSRKAVMLAEKKKEEVPQNK